One part of the Thermoanaerobacterium sp. CMT5567-10 genome encodes these proteins:
- the sufB gene encoding Fe-S cluster assembly protein SufB, producing the protein MKKTIVNDIDFSRYNIKNEVRYSYKTEKGLSKKIVEEISERKNEPKWMRDFRLKSLEIYESKPMPTWGVDISQLDINSIVAYLSPDTKMKNSWDEVPEDIRNTFEKLGIPEAEKKALSGVGAQYDSEVVYHSIKDNLAKQGVIFEDMDTALKKYPDIIKEHFMTKNVTPNDHKFAALHGAIWSGGTFVYVPENVKVEVPLQAYFRMNAPGTGQFEHTLIIADRGSEVRFIEGCSAPQYAVSNLHAGCVELFVKEGARLIYSTIENWSKNTYNLNTKRALVDKDGVIEWISGSFGSHKTMLYPCSVLRGKGAKSEYTGVTFAAKGQHLDTGSKMIHLAPYTSSKVLAKSISKDGGITNYRGLLKIGPNAEGAKASVQCEGLMIDEISRSDTMPIIEVLNDNVDIGHEAKVGRISDEQIFYLMTRGLSEDEARSMIVRGFVEPVAKSLPLEYAVELNRLIKLELEGTIG; encoded by the coding sequence ATGAAAAAAACCATTGTAAATGATATAGATTTTTCCAGGTACAATATCAAAAACGAAGTTAGATACTCGTACAAGACAGAGAAAGGTCTTTCTAAAAAGATCGTTGAGGAGATATCGGAGAGAAAAAATGAGCCTAAATGGATGAGGGACTTTCGTTTAAAGTCTCTTGAAATATATGAAAGTAAACCTATGCCTACCTGGGGCGTTGATATAAGCCAGCTTGACATAAATTCAATTGTGGCATATTTAAGCCCTGATACGAAGATGAAAAACTCATGGGATGAAGTGCCTGAAGACATACGAAATACGTTTGAGAAGCTTGGCATCCCTGAGGCAGAGAAAAAAGCGCTGTCCGGCGTTGGAGCACAGTACGATTCGGAAGTCGTGTATCACAGCATAAAAGATAATCTTGCTAAACAAGGCGTAATATTTGAAGATATGGATACGGCTTTAAAGAAGTACCCTGACATAATAAAAGAGCATTTCATGACTAAGAATGTTACACCAAATGACCACAAGTTTGCAGCCCTTCACGGTGCCATATGGAGCGGCGGAACATTCGTGTACGTCCCTGAGAATGTAAAAGTAGAGGTGCCGCTGCAAGCGTACTTTAGGATGAATGCACCTGGAACAGGTCAATTTGAGCACACCCTTATAATAGCTGATAGAGGAAGCGAAGTAAGATTCATAGAAGGGTGTTCAGCACCACAGTATGCAGTATCCAATTTACATGCAGGATGTGTTGAGCTTTTTGTAAAAGAAGGCGCAAGGCTTATATATTCAACGATTGAGAACTGGAGCAAGAACACGTACAACTTAAATACAAAGAGAGCACTGGTTGATAAAGATGGCGTAATAGAGTGGATATCAGGCTCATTTGGAAGCCACAAGACGATGCTTTATCCTTGTTCTGTCCTAAGAGGAAAAGGTGCTAAGTCTGAATACACGGGTGTAACATTTGCAGCAAAAGGTCAGCATTTAGATACGGGTTCAAAGATGATACATTTAGCACCGTACACATCATCAAAGGTGTTGGCAAAGAGTATTTCAAAAGATGGAGGAATTACAAACTACAGAGGGCTTTTAAAAATAGGTCCAAATGCCGAAGGTGCAAAGGCGTCTGTACAATGCGAAGGACTTATGATTGATGAGATATCGAGATCAGATACTATGCCTATTATAGAAGTATTAAATGACAATGTTGATATAGGACATGAGGCAAAAGTAGGAAGAATCAGCGATGAACAGATATTTTACCTTATGACGAGAGGTTTAAGTGAAGATGAAGCAAGGTCAATGATAGTTAGAGGATTTGTAGAGCCTGTGGCGAAGTCACTTCCACTTGAATACGCAGTTGAGCTTAATCGTCTTATAAAGCTTGAGCTTGAAGGCACAATCGGATAA
- the sufD gene encoding Fe-S cluster assembly protein SufD → MIKSLDYNTIQELIKSSGSEEKELRVKGYEVFSKVPMPMWKRVKLDDVHIPYYKEYKSAIIKNEEQDGLVTNLITKALMDDDLNSLNTALKRNFGVDDKFKNMVLAFYNTGFSIRALPNSNIKLPIAVNYAVNGDDDTIIDLNLIIAERASNMTVVFDYSSEKRGFHNGLTVVIAKDGSNVNIVKIQRLSDDSSNFDNNIIITGNDASVRWTQVDLGSRVDAYDITAELEGTGSSAYLNSIFLGTKNQSHDMSYKVNHIAPRTESNVDVKGALKDTSKAVFRGNLDMKRGAKKAKGNESEVVLLLDKTVRSDAIPALWCSEDDVQANHSASAGQIDENKLYYMMSRGLSIDEAKLLMVEASFNPVIDTLPSDTMRESIRDYIGRRISG, encoded by the coding sequence ATGATTAAATCGTTAGATTACAATACAATACAAGAGCTTATAAAAAGCAGTGGAAGCGAAGAGAAAGAACTTAGAGTAAAGGGATACGAAGTTTTTTCAAAAGTGCCTATGCCTATGTGGAAGAGAGTAAAGCTTGATGATGTCCATATTCCTTACTACAAAGAATACAAAAGTGCAATAATAAAGAATGAAGAGCAAGATGGCCTTGTTACAAATCTTATAACAAAGGCTTTGATGGATGATGACTTAAACTCATTAAACACAGCCTTAAAACGGAATTTCGGCGTAGATGATAAATTTAAAAATATGGTATTGGCATTTTACAATACTGGCTTCAGTATAAGGGCATTGCCTAATTCAAATATAAAATTGCCTATCGCGGTTAATTACGCTGTAAATGGTGACGATGATACGATAATAGACTTAAATCTCATAATAGCGGAGAGGGCATCAAACATGACAGTAGTGTTTGACTACAGCTCTGAAAAAAGAGGGTTTCACAATGGATTAACCGTCGTCATAGCCAAAGACGGTTCTAATGTAAACATCGTAAAAATCCAAAGGCTCAGTGATGATTCTTCGAATTTTGACAATAATATAATAATAACAGGAAATGATGCATCAGTTAGATGGACGCAGGTTGATCTTGGTTCAAGAGTAGACGCATACGATATAACGGCAGAACTTGAAGGGACTGGTAGCAGCGCTTACTTAAACTCAATATTTTTAGGTACAAAGAATCAAAGTCATGACATGTCATACAAGGTAAATCACATAGCGCCCAGAACGGAAAGCAATGTTGATGTAAAAGGTGCCTTGAAGGATACGTCGAAGGCTGTATTTAGAGGAAACTTAGATATGAAGCGAGGTGCTAAAAAGGCAAAGGGAAATGAAAGCGAAGTAGTTCTTTTGCTTGATAAGACAGTTAGATCTGATGCCATACCTGCTCTTTGGTGTTCTGAGGACGATGTCCAAGCAAACCATTCTGCCAGTGCAGGACAAATCGACGAAAATAAGCTTTACTACATGATGTCAAGAGGTTTAAGCATTGACGAAGCAAAACTTTTAATGGTTGAGGCAAGTTTTAATCCTGTTATTGACACACTGCCAAGTGATACTATGAGGGAATCTATTAGAGACTACATTGGAAGGAGGATTTCGGGCTGA
- a CDS encoding cysteine desulfurase, with protein sequence MLDILKIKDDFPILKTSPHGKKLIYFDNAATTQKPTQVVEAVADYYKKYNANVYRSPHYLSTLSTESYEEAREAVKRFINAKTSESIVFTRNATESINFIAYTWGLKHIGEGDVIVLTIAEHHSNILPWQMVAEKKGAKLKYVHLDEDSRLDLDEFKRTISAGHVKLVAVQHASNVLGIINPVDEIIDLSHRNGAKVLIDGAQSIPNMKIDVEKLGCDFYAFSGHKMLGPMGIGVLYIKEDLLDDVPPFLSGGEMIDEVFEDHSTFAPSPLKFEAGTPNVEGVYGLIKAIEYIEGIGLDNILKHEQELTEYALSKLVEIDYVKLYGPKNAENRTGIISFNVLNVHPHDVATILDQDGIAVRSGHHCCQPLMRYLGVPATVRASFYIYNDKSEVDAFVDGLKDVRKWFR encoded by the coding sequence ATGCTTGATATTTTAAAGATAAAAGACGATTTTCCTATTTTAAAGACATCTCCACATGGGAAAAAGCTCATCTATTTTGATAATGCGGCAACGACACAAAAGCCAACGCAGGTTGTAGAGGCTGTTGCTGACTACTATAAAAAGTACAATGCCAATGTGTACAGAAGCCCTCACTATTTAAGCACTTTGTCGACAGAAAGCTATGAAGAAGCCAGAGAAGCCGTAAAAAGGTTTATAAATGCGAAAACATCTGAATCAATAGTTTTTACTCGCAATGCTACAGAGTCCATAAACTTCATTGCCTACACATGGGGGCTTAAACATATTGGTGAAGGAGATGTGATAGTATTAACAATAGCTGAGCATCACAGCAACATCCTTCCATGGCAGATGGTTGCGGAGAAAAAAGGTGCAAAGCTTAAGTATGTCCACCTTGATGAAGATTCTAGGCTTGACTTAGATGAGTTTAAAAGGACTATCTCAGCAGGGCATGTGAAATTAGTTGCAGTACAGCACGCATCGAATGTATTAGGCATAATAAATCCAGTCGATGAAATCATAGATTTGTCTCATAGAAATGGTGCAAAAGTCTTAATAGATGGTGCACAAAGCATACCTAATATGAAGATAGATGTAGAGAAGCTTGGATGCGATTTTTACGCATTTTCCGGTCATAAAATGTTAGGACCTATGGGAATAGGTGTGCTGTATATAAAAGAAGATCTGCTGGATGACGTTCCTCCATTTTTAAGTGGAGGAGAAATGATAGATGAGGTTTTTGAGGACCATTCTACATTTGCACCATCACCTCTTAAATTTGAGGCAGGGACCCCAAACGTAGAAGGCGTATATGGCCTTATAAAGGCGATTGAGTATATTGAGGGTATAGGGCTTGACAATATTTTAAAGCATGAGCAAGAGCTTACAGAATATGCACTAAGCAAATTAGTTGAGATAGACTATGTGAAACTGTACGGACCGAAAAATGCTGAAAATAGGACGGGCATAATATCTTTTAACGTTTTAAATGTCCATCCACATGACGTTGCCACGATACTTGACCAGGATGGCATAGCGGTAAGAAGCGGTCATCACTGTTGTCAGCCTCTCATGAGGTATTTAGGTGTTCCAGCTACAGTGAGGGCAAGTTTTTACATCTACAACGACAAAAGCGAAGTCGATGCATTTGTGGATGGATTAAAAGATGTTAGGAAGTGGTTTAGATGA
- the sufU gene encoding Fe-S cluster assembly sulfur transfer protein SufU: MSDLNQLYSEIIMEHYENSPNRRELENPTIKERGHNPICGDDITLELKMNGDVIEDASFVGHGCAISQASTSMMCDLIKGKNKKEALKLVEKFIDMIHKKDVDLDELGDAQILQGVSDFPARVKCALLAWKTLEKII, encoded by the coding sequence ATGAGCGATTTAAATCAGCTTTACTCAGAGATAATAATGGAACACTATGAAAACTCACCAAATAGAAGAGAGCTGGAAAACCCTACGATAAAAGAGAGAGGCCACAATCCCATCTGTGGTGATGACATAACGCTGGAGCTAAAGATGAATGGCGATGTGATAGAAGACGCTTCATTTGTGGGACATGGCTGCGCCATAAGCCAAGCTTCTACATCTATGATGTGCGATCTAATTAAAGGGAAAAATAAAAAAGAAGCCTTAAAATTGGTTGAGAAGTTTATCGATATGATTCACAAAAAAGATGTGGACCTTGACGAACTAGGAGATGCACAAATCTTGCAAGGTGTGTCAGATTTTCCAGCCAGAGTGAAATGTGCGCTACTGGCGTGGAAGACACTAGAGAAGATTATATAG
- the csx20 gene encoding CRISPR-associated protein Csx20: MKKMFLIFSHSLTQSQREDAVSNFGIDEFVTLPDELKKIWASIPPEAKSIRLCVDKIAEWIKQNSSQGDYVLVQGDFGATFLLVDFCFESGLIPVYSTTARDADEKTFADGTVKVQRTFKHVRFRKYERWK, encoded by the coding sequence ATGAAAAAGATGTTTTTGATTTTCTCTCATTCCTTGACTCAAAGTCAAAGGGAAGATGCTGTTTCTAATTTTGGCATTGATGAATTTGTAACTCTTCCAGATGAACTTAAAAAAATATGGGCATCTATACCACCGGAGGCAAAATCTATACGCCTTTGCGTGGACAAGATTGCTGAGTGGATAAAGCAAAATTCCAGTCAAGGTGATTATGTTCTTGTGCAGGGCGATTTTGGAGCTACATTTTTATTAGTAGATTTTTGCTTTGAAAGCGGATTGATACCCGTATATTCTACGACTGCACGAGATGCAGACGAAAAAACATTTGCTGATGGCACTGTAAAAGTGCAGAGGACATTTAAACACGTCAGATTTAGAAAATATGAGAGGTGGAAGTGA
- the csx2 gene encoding TIGR02221 family CRISPR-associated protein has translation MATKFFSFLGTGKYAECNYSLDGIKIDAICYVQEALIDIFLKKGIKIDGIYIFKTKEATTANWLSNAKHPEKSGLSGVLKKYEGIVNTIEAVDIPSGEIEEELWDIFDKVLGKINYKDEIIFDITHSFRSLPVLALIILNYAKFVKKCEIKGMYYGAIEALGVPSNEIEKKLKLEDRNAPIFNLTPFVNLLDWTVGIDRFIEDGDSRYINKLIEHGKNELFKKGMKDDKDILEKLGKSIKKYTNNLAVCRGKSISDDGIELKENVNNALNISEESYIKPMTPLIENIKNHFDNFTDDEDKNMIQVVKWCRDHNMIQQGLTILEEGIITYFCNKFGVDKYNKEIRTAIGQAFYIKIKNAPKDEWKDEARLHEDIVNKILDREDSEKLAKLIYDIKNVRNDINHAGWRNNSMSYDTFVKKLNAFIDDVEKIIE, from the coding sequence ATGGCAACAAAGTTTTTTTCATTTTTAGGTACAGGCAAATATGCTGAATGCAATTATTCGCTGGATGGCATAAAAATCGACGCGATTTGCTATGTTCAAGAAGCACTTATAGATATTTTTTTAAAAAAAGGCATCAAAATAGATGGCATTTATATCTTCAAGACAAAAGAAGCGACTACAGCTAATTGGCTTTCAAATGCAAAGCATCCTGAGAAAAGTGGGCTTTCTGGTGTGCTTAAAAAATACGAAGGCATAGTAAATACTATTGAAGCCGTAGATATCCCATCTGGGGAAATAGAAGAAGAACTTTGGGATATATTTGACAAAGTATTAGGAAAGATAAACTACAAAGATGAGATAATCTTTGACATAACGCATTCATTTAGATCACTGCCTGTCTTAGCACTTATAATATTGAATTACGCCAAATTCGTAAAGAAATGCGAGATAAAAGGCATGTACTACGGGGCTATAGAGGCTCTTGGAGTCCCATCAAATGAAATTGAAAAAAAATTAAAATTGGAAGATAGAAATGCGCCTATATTTAATCTCACTCCTTTTGTCAACCTTCTTGATTGGACAGTTGGAATCGATCGTTTCATAGAAGATGGCGATTCAAGGTATATAAATAAGCTTATAGAGCATGGGAAAAATGAATTATTTAAAAAAGGCATGAAAGATGATAAAGATATTTTAGAAAAGCTTGGCAAATCAATAAAAAAGTATACAAATAATCTAGCTGTATGCAGAGGGAAATCAATATCAGACGATGGCATAGAGCTAAAAGAAAATGTAAATAATGCTCTTAATATATCAGAAGAAAGTTACATAAAGCCAATGACACCATTAATAGAGAATATAAAGAATCACTTTGATAATTTTACTGATGATGAAGACAAAAACATGATACAGGTGGTGAAATGGTGCAGAGACCACAACATGATACAGCAAGGGCTTACGATACTGGAGGAAGGCATAATAACATATTTCTGCAACAAGTTTGGAGTTGACAAATATAATAAAGAAATCAGAACTGCTATAGGACAAGCATTTTACATAAAGATTAAAAATGCTCCCAAGGATGAATGGAAAGATGAAGCAAGACTTCATGAAGATATTGTAAATAAAATATTAGATAGAGAAGATAGTGAGAAATTGGCTAAATTGATTTACGATATAAAAAATGTCAGAAATGACATAAATCATGCTGGATGGAGAAATAACAGCATGTCGTATGACACTTTTGTAAAAAAGCTTAATGCCTTTATAGATGATGTAGAAAAAATTATAGAGTGA
- a CDS encoding Cas10/Cmr2 second palm domain-containing protein, with protein sequence MYIDFADEKVRYEKLPGGYISWVDIVTGTNYCMKMDDYEKKFKKIAQNISVMNSDEIYEYLKNEVDEIPYIRPYKDKKDVKAPSLKDAATLAVCFAYAMDNSNDVRLEMYHHFFEIEKSQSESINTALKMVDMLALGEKFEDSIRNADIKIIKGGVYKTKKYIVENNDIKCLRGSSYLLDNINRVRIPDYFKEKFIPEAIIYCGGGNVFAVVPDNDIDIEYDLERLYEDVTITAQSAFISYKTTLKDLLNDYKDVIRDCEEMLEDRKKLKLYLNVDPHNGDINKGIEDKDMVINEIMHKPIESGAKLICKFCNLRDAHYTIQTSEGEKGVCLSCLHKIEAGTHAKSGFHEDFQRMHLKKFGQGQYGGKKVQGLDEIGAFKNNGYMALIYGDGNNFGNIIKNIKNVYEMMYFSRKAESSAFKSTLEAIRKGYEAEGEEIPFEVIELGGDDIFIITPAKSSLAMASKLIETFDKEFQNKSDINKSANVTMSIGVAISKYSTPIRNMFELANKLLKKAKSYSKKMDNKIGTVSFAVLESNMYLELDRDKGSNYDFIHQGILNYTWIDMTKLINLVLKMKESKKMMKNYIYKLRDAASMMLPLEFKLFYMYDRSRSNIEDIEKGLVEIANGCFEEGLFRLSGENGMEYHSPWYDITEIWDYV encoded by the coding sequence GTGTATATAGATTTTGCAGATGAAAAAGTTAGATATGAGAAACTTCCCGGTGGATATATAAGCTGGGTAGACATTGTTACTGGCACAAATTACTGCATGAAGATGGATGATTATGAAAAGAAATTTAAGAAGATAGCTCAAAATATATCCGTGATGAATAGTGACGAAATATACGAGTACTTGAAAAACGAGGTAGATGAAATACCGTACATTAGACCATACAAAGACAAAAAAGATGTTAAGGCACCTTCTTTAAAAGATGCTGCTACGTTGGCCGTTTGCTTTGCATATGCCATGGACAATTCAAATGATGTAAGGCTCGAGATGTATCATCACTTTTTTGAGATAGAAAAATCTCAAAGTGAAAGCATAAATACCGCATTAAAAATGGTAGACATGCTTGCCCTTGGGGAAAAATTTGAAGATTCCATCAGAAATGCAGATATAAAGATAATAAAAGGCGGTGTATATAAGACAAAAAAGTATATCGTTGAGAACAATGATATAAAGTGCTTGAGAGGTTCTAGCTATCTTTTAGATAACATAAACAGAGTAAGGATACCTGATTACTTCAAAGAGAAGTTTATACCAGAGGCCATTATCTACTGTGGTGGAGGAAATGTCTTTGCCGTGGTGCCTGATAATGATATTGATATAGAGTATGATTTAGAAAGACTTTATGAAGATGTGACGATAACAGCTCAGAGCGCCTTTATATCGTATAAAACAACTTTAAAAGATCTACTGAATGATTATAAAGATGTCATAAGAGATTGTGAAGAAATGCTGGAAGATAGGAAAAAATTAAAACTATACTTAAATGTTGATCCGCATAATGGTGATATAAATAAAGGAATAGAAGACAAAGACATGGTGATAAATGAGATAATGCACAAACCGATAGAAAGCGGAGCCAAATTGATATGTAAATTCTGTAATTTGAGAGATGCACACTATACAATTCAGACAAGTGAAGGAGAGAAAGGTGTATGCTTAAGCTGCCTTCACAAAATTGAAGCAGGAACTCATGCTAAAAGTGGATTTCATGAAGATTTTCAAAGAATGCATTTAAAAAAATTTGGACAAGGACAATACGGTGGCAAAAAAGTTCAAGGCTTAGACGAGATTGGGGCCTTTAAAAACAATGGATACATGGCTTTAATATACGGAGATGGCAATAATTTTGGAAACATAATAAAGAATATAAAAAATGTATACGAGATGATGTATTTTAGCAGAAAAGCGGAAAGTTCTGCCTTTAAATCAACATTGGAGGCTATACGTAAAGGGTATGAGGCAGAGGGAGAGGAGATCCCATTTGAAGTTATTGAGCTTGGAGGCGATGATATATTTATAATAACCCCTGCAAAATCCAGTTTAGCAATGGCGTCAAAGCTTATTGAAACATTTGATAAAGAATTTCAAAACAAGTCGGATATTAACAAAAGTGCAAATGTGACAATGTCTATTGGTGTTGCAATAAGCAAATATTCCACACCTATAAGAAATATGTTTGAATTGGCCAATAAGCTTTTGAAAAAAGCTAAATCATATTCAAAAAAGATGGACAACAAAATTGGGACTGTTTCATTTGCAGTTTTAGAAAGCAATATGTATTTGGAATTGGATAGGGATAAAGGCAGCAATTATGACTTTATACATCAAGGTATTTTAAATTACACGTGGATTGACATGACTAAGCTTATAAACTTGGTACTGAAAATGAAAGAAAGCAAAAAGATGATGAAAAACTACATATACAAACTTAGGGATGCTGCAAGCATGATGTTGCCATTGGAGTTTAAGCTTTTTTACATGTACGACAGGTCAAGGTCAAATATAGAAGATATTGAAAAAGGACTTGTGGAGATTGCCAATGGCTGTTTTGAAGAGGGTCTTTTTAGGCTTTCAGGTGAAAACGGCATGGAATACCACTCACCGTGGTATGACATTACCGAGATTTGGGATTATGTATAG
- a CDS encoding RAMP superfamily CRISPR-associated protein has product MKKRFDIVVKLKSPMCIATGSSIGSLVDKYFVKDRSGKPYIPASTIKGIMRQNFMSLVDEEHHDDMKCMCPVCKVFGSPGYNPSKLYIDDLLLDDDVANIGSRTVRHSTSVDRYRKVAKDNSLTSMEVYEGGIFKGTMDLYLDESTEKYEELILISLKIIESIGAGKSRGYGWVHVDVKEGDEW; this is encoded by the coding sequence TTGAAAAAGAGATTTGATATAGTCGTAAAATTAAAATCTCCAATGTGCATTGCTACAGGCAGTAGCATTGGTAGTCTTGTAGATAAATACTTTGTAAAAGATAGAAGTGGAAAACCTTATATACCTGCATCCACAATAAAGGGAATCATGAGGCAAAACTTCATGTCTTTAGTCGATGAAGAGCATCATGATGATATGAAGTGCATGTGTCCTGTATGCAAGGTTTTTGGTTCACCTGGGTATAACCCATCTAAATTATATATAGATGACTTATTATTAGATGATGATGTGGCTAACATTGGCAGTAGAACTGTAAGGCATTCAACGTCTGTTGATAGGTATAGAAAAGTGGCAAAAGACAATTCGTTAACCTCAATGGAAGTCTATGAAGGCGGTATATTCAAAGGGACAATGGACTTATACTTGGATGAAAGTACAGAGAAATATGAAGAACTCATTTTGATATCTTTAAAAATTATAGAAAGCATTGGGGCAGGTAAAAGCAGAGGATATGGATGGGTCCATGTTGATGTTAAGGAGGGGGATGAATGGTAA
- a CDS encoding RAMP superfamily CRISPR-associated protein → MVKVKLNLISPLIVGGRNLVGNFLSTKDYIPGDVIRAAIAREILRNCPLYDVDKPDKDGRYNWIYIRDDEKCSRCKYKDWCRNFSNIRFYNFYYDGARPFPLSAMKCKYHNDHGLVDVLFDRKSECPRCKERIEFATGYYKDGKMVDVPKRLFTRTAIDPYTKTARDGGLYSILAIEEGSTFEGYVDGTNELEEFKMLRIGADTSSGFGKCEIEICSEGARNEVDLIERIEKLNKIVGKRQYGGKTYKSLITLDFYSDMIPDIDYNIPLKTTDDYKELWKKILNLGFDYDVIKVYSESNLYRGYDTSKPVEDMRESPSVYIEKGSVVLIGTDEDINDIKDKLYSVEKSGIGQNTANGYGYVKICDEIRLNGGN, encoded by the coding sequence ATGGTAAAGGTAAAGCTAAACCTGATTTCACCTCTTATAGTAGGTGGCAGAAACTTAGTCGGCAATTTTCTAAGCACTAAGGATTATATTCCTGGTGACGTTATAAGGGCAGCTATTGCAAGGGAGATTTTGAGGAATTGTCCACTGTACGATGTAGATAAACCAGATAAAGATGGCAGGTACAACTGGATATACATAAGAGATGATGAAAAGTGCAGCAGATGTAAGTATAAAGATTGGTGTAGGAATTTTAGCAATATAAGATTTTACAACTTCTATTATGATGGTGCAAGGCCGTTTCCACTTTCTGCAATGAAATGCAAGTATCACAATGACCATGGTCTTGTAGATGTGCTTTTTGATAGAAAGAGTGAATGTCCAAGATGCAAAGAGAGAATAGAGTTTGCCACTGGGTATTATAAAGATGGGAAAATGGTAGATGTTCCTAAAAGACTTTTTACAAGAACAGCAATCGATCCGTATACGAAGACAGCAAGAGATGGAGGATTGTACAGCATATTAGCAATAGAGGAAGGCTCAACATTTGAAGGGTATGTAGATGGAACAAATGAACTTGAAGAATTCAAAATGCTTAGGATTGGTGCAGATACTTCAAGTGGATTCGGTAAATGCGAGATCGAAATATGCAGTGAAGGTGCAAGGAATGAAGTTGATTTGATAGAAAGAATCGAAAAGTTAAATAAAATTGTTGGCAAAAGGCAGTACGGTGGTAAGACATATAAGTCGCTTATAACACTTGATTTTTATTCAGACATGATACCTGATATAGACTATAATATTCCTTTAAAGACGACAGATGATTACAAAGAATTGTGGAAGAAAATATTAAATCTTGGGTTTGATTATGACGTGATAAAAGTTTACTCAGAAAGCAATTTATACAGAGGTTATGATACATCAAAGCCAGTGGAAGACATGAGGGAAAGCCCATCAGTTTATATAGAAAAAGGCTCTGTTGTTTTAATCGGTACAGATGAAGATATTAATGATATTAAAGATAAGCTGTATTCTGTGGAGAAGTCAGGCATTGGCCAAAATACTGCAAATGGATATGGCTATGTGAAGATTTGCGATGAAATACGTTTGAATGGGGGTAATTAA